The window GACTAAGGGGACAACGGGGGTATAAAGAATTTGCGGGTCGAATTACTTTCATTTTAAACTCTTTAGATTCGCCACTGATTTAATTGTTGCTAggtaaatttcaatttaaaatagaattccaatcatttttattattattttggttgagtgtgtgtgtttcggTGTGTGAGAACCAAGTTGGCTAGAGTAACACGAGATGTCAACGTCATATAAAGTAGCACAAGGACTCTCACTAAAGTTTATTAACCTGATGCATCGTTGCAATTTACTTGACTTTAACCCCCTTCGAATTTGTAAACTCGGTTTCAACGGAAATGCAAACGCCTGCACAATATTCTTAGGATGTTCGTCACCCTCACTTTGATACTTGCGGGAATTTCGATATCAaattacacacatacacacacacacacacagttgagTGTGAATCACCTCGGTCAGTTAGTTGTTTAGGTAGTTTTCATagtatatttatgtatatataattcgttggtttttttttttttttttgttttcgcaatcacaaagcaaagcaaacaaTAAAACGCAACGATAAGACTGAAAGTGAAGTGCaggtgtatgtatatatgatgGTAGGTGGATAGATGGGGTTCCACGACGGAGGGCTTAGTGTGTGGTTTGCTTTTCGCTGAAAATCTCacttggttttgtttttttttcgttttttgttttatagttATGCTCCAATTGATGACGTTGTCGTGGAAACTTGTTGCTGCTTGCTGTAGAACACTATCTAATCtaagagcaacaacaaaaatgttggctAATAACCCAATGAATTTCATTCACTTTTCTTGTaacaattttgaattttacCTGACTTTTGTTTAGCCAACGCCCCTAAAGAAAAGATTCAAAAGTAAActcaaaaataatgaaaaaaaacgTAACACCACCAGAAATGACCGTTTTGAGTCAGAAACCAGGTAACAAAACAcacagaaacagagagagagagagagaggtaaaTTCACTTATACATTTATAATTTTGGCTttgttaacacacacacacagacaggcACAGGTAACTGTGTTACCAACACACACCTGATGGAATTTGTGCTTGTAGTTGAGAGCGCGCGCAACTTTATTTTGAAACCATGGGAAATGCGGTTTCCAATAACTTTTAACGCACGACCGTCGCTCACGAACGTTGAaaataaactgaaaaaaaaacacatacaaaataaACTGAATTGGCCAACAACTCGTTCTTCGCTTGGctacagagagaaagagagagagagagcgcgtTATTAAATGAGAGACCGAACCAGGCCCGGACTGGGACCCTAAGGGCCCACCGGGCACAAGTTGAAGGGCCCCCTATACTATatgtttttttgggttttacaTCAAGTATGATCGTTtatgtgaataaaacaaaaacgacttcttacaaataaacaaacctttttatttgcctatttttTTCAACAATGCGCTTCTACGTAAGGCGTAATTTTACTAGATTTTAACACCCATCAAACAGTCAAAAGCTTTTCAAGTAAATTGCTCCGTAAGGATAAGGTGTTAACAAATAATTCGTGCATCTTCAATTTGATTCAAGTTTGTTTTTTCAACTCCAATACGCAAGAAAGTTTCTAAATGCTTTTGCGTCAAACAGCTTCTCAGTCTGTTTTTGACATATTTTAACTTGGAAAATGATCTTTCAATGCAAGAAACAGCTACGATATAAGGAAAATTTTTCGGGTCGAGGCATAAGAAATCTGCTGCTAGGTTTCCATGTTCCGTAAACCGTGATTTGATTGCACAAATGGTTTTATCAATAATGACATTGTGAACTTCTaccataaatttttattgaggTTCATCACTTGGTTCATCACGGTTTTTCTCACCCGGTaaccttttctttttatgcGGCGTATTTTACTAGGAACCTTGTGTATTAAAACatactaaaaataaattaagtcCTCTGCTACATAATACTTCTTCGCTTTGGAAAGCAATGCCTGAAAATCGAATGTCTTACAGAGCCTGTGAACGACAGGGGCCCCAGCGCCCATCGATTTATTATGGTACAAAAATGATTCTTAGTGGAAACCTCGTACGAAGGGCCCTAGTGATTAAAAACTGCTACTCTACTAcatgaaatttcatcaaaagggGCCCCCTACCTTGAGGGCCCACCGGTCATTTGCCCGGTTGCCCGGTGGGCCAGTCCGGGCCTGGACCGAACCATGCATGGGTGGGTGcaacagacagagagagcaagagagggagagagaaagatcgTGCCTATTAAACTCCCACAAGTGTTCTAAGGCTagatttaagaattttaaaaaataaattttgaaaaccgAGAAcatcaattttcttttgaaacCTAGCCCCACTTATGGTTTGGTGAAAGGGGTAATCTTGGTtggatatattttttttttttttaaattatgctTTGGAGTATTGAAAATATCGtattaaattagtttttagAATTTTTCGTAAAgtaatacatatttttatcATGTAAGACAGAGTTTTAGCCGCTTTATTTGAACTGGCGGCTAAGATATAGCCCGCAAATATGAACCGATTTTAATGAAGCAAGGTGAAATCGATCGATTTGATCCTGATCACATTCAGAATTTTAGGattttttttactattttcCTTTTACACTaagccccaaaaaaaaaaaaatgttgttgaaaaaatccaaaaatttgGAATGAAGTCAGGACCACCggcttaaaatttaatttcagaggattaattaattcaattttcttGCAGCTAGcagcatttaattttttatacccttgcaaaaagggtatattaattttggtcagaagtgtgcaacgcatagaaggaagcatttccgaccatattatagacgtagtcgtacaacgctcagtacgaacaagtgctccatatgacaccaggcccgggcctgttacgaatgaccctaagtaaagttaatgttacaacctctacccactccgacctaagggcataggcggattacatatataaacatataaggtatatatattcttgatcagcatgacgagacaaGTTAGCcgtgtccgtccgtccgtccgtccgtctggatcaacgcaaactcctcctagaccgtaagagctacagagctctcattttgcatgtaggcttgtatatactgcaggcgttgtatatcttggattcagccggatcggatcactatatcatatagctcccatacaaatgacaaagtcacgaacagtgacttttcttaataacttcgttattttctgagctattgtcatgaaattgatattggtgagttaattacacatatgccaaatttgatcaaaatcgggtgactatatcatatagctcccataggaacgatctttcgaaaacagtgacttttgtcaataacttcgttgcttttgacgcgattgctttcaaattaaacatttgttagtttaatatatctgttaatgactgtgccgaattttataaagatcgggtaactatatcatatagctcccataggaacgatcggtggaaaacagttactttgatcaatatcttcgttattccTTAtcctaagattgtaggccgttctttggcaaatattagcctttttagataaagtgtttttccactttaggctaggtaaggaaagaattaccaaaaaagttgcaagggtatacaaactttgacgtggTCGAAGTTaaccccggccctctggtttttttttgtgtttttggaaGTCAGAACTTTTTAAACGGCCCTCGTACCGAggacaaaacaaatttattatacccttgctagggtatattcattttaatCAGAAGTGTGAAGCATTTTTGACTggataaagtatatatgtaattgatcagcacgacgagaggAGTTCAAATAACCATGTCTGTGAGtcagtccgtccgtctggaataacgcaaactcctcatagaccgtaagagctacagtgttgaaattttgcatgtatgtatgtactgaacGGTTTGCAAATCGGATctgaccactatatcatatagcccCCATACATAAGGCAAAGTCACTAACAGtgacttttttcaataactttgttgttttctaagccattgtcataaaaatatttatattttagttttgtaCACCAGTTAATCACTGTACCaagtttgatcaagatcggatgactatatcatatcaTATCATCGCTCCCATAGGAGCGATCGGTAAAAAAAGGGACTTTTATGAATAACAAccttatataaaatatatttggaacgatcggtcgataACAATGACTTTTATCAATGACTTTGGTACTTTTCCCACGATtgcttgaaaatttaaaatttttcagtTTAATGAAGCTGttaacgactgtgccaaatctCATCAAGATCGAAgactatatatattatatagctgtcATATAAACTTATGATAAAATGGCATGGTGCATGTGTGCTTTCGCGAACTTTAGACATTTTAGACAAAACCTTTTACACATTGACGAAAAAAagttgtttaaataaaaattttcctTCCAAAATGAGACGTTTTCGCAATCTCTGAAGTGTTCTGTTcgataaaacaacaaaattgaattgcCAAAACGGCGTCTCTTATACCATCCACCCATTgagtgaaatggtatattaaagtcgtcAAAAtgcagacagagagaaagtCATCGATCCaattttcttcgtttttttttatttttatttaccaAAATGAAACAGATTAAAGTTTCccattttatttgtataatacaacaaaatttaagctgaaattaacaaaaaaaataattcttTGCATTTGTGAATAAATTTGGATTCATATGTTTGGAATTTTTCAGCACCAGGTATTAGCCTGGTAGACACCTGAGAAAGGACATTGTGTATTTTAGAAGCAAGCAGCGATTAATATGTTTGATCATTTTTTTAGGATGACTTTTGTCCTTCGTCTTCTCATTGTTTTTATAAGTCTTTCTGTCGtctaaaatatatagtttaatATAGATGAAAGATTATGTGAAATGTTTCGAAGGGTTTCAAACGCCTTACTATTTTTCTGTGTTGACGCATTTGAGTTATTTTGTCGATTCCGTTTTATTCTTTTTCGTTGACTTTTTCCACTTTCTATTGTATTTTTATGTCTTGACTTAGTGGTAGTCTCGCGTGAAATACCTTTAAAAACCTTTTTGCACtctgaaaataataatattttatatcaTATTAtcatattatattttttttatcaaatgCATTAACTCTTTCCAATAAGTTACCTtggccatcttttatatactCTTTGCACCTctctttttgaaatttttcaactTTCACGCCATTTGAGCAGTCTGTTTAAATGGATTAGTCAATTACACATTTGAAACGCAAAAACAAATCATTACATACTTTTATATAAGGCATCATGATTTACCAGCATTGTACAATAGTCCACTAAaagtttatttgaaaaatacaaaatgttaTCATATTCATTTCGATTCGGTATTAATGTATCTT is drawn from Drosophila willistoni isolate 14030-0811.24 chromosome 2R unlocalized genomic scaffold, UCI_dwil_1.1 Seg167, whole genome shotgun sequence and contains these coding sequences:
- the LOC111518857 gene encoding uncharacterized protein LOC111518857, whose amino-acid sequence is MKTLLIWICLCPFLKYANSAELNMDYCTMLVNHDALYKNCSNGVKVEKFQKERCKEYIKDGQECKKVFKGISRETTTKSRHKNTIESGKSQRKRIKRNRQNNSNASTQKNNDRKTYKNNEKTKDKSHPKKMIKHINRCLLLKYTMSFLRCLPG